In one Denitratisoma sp. genomic region, the following are encoded:
- a CDS encoding metalloregulator ArsR/SmtB family transcription factor: MRDTLYEQVGRIGKALASPKRLELIELLCQSEKTVDALAEAARCSVKLASAHLKALRQARLVEARRDGKYVYYRLADAHVADLWVSLRALAEERLLELQTALQSMAAPDEALIGTDRATLLRRAARGDVVVIDVRPADEYAAGHLPRARSIPLAELRARLRELPKHKPVVAYCRGPFCLMSGEAVALLKKRGFRAAKLADGVAEWRAQGLPVET; encoded by the coding sequence ATGAGAGATACCCTGTACGAACAGGTCGGCCGCATCGGCAAGGCGCTGGCCAGCCCGAAGCGGCTGGAACTGATCGAGCTGCTGTGCCAGAGCGAAAAAACCGTTGACGCGCTGGCCGAGGCCGCCCGCTGCAGCGTCAAGCTCGCCAGCGCCCACCTGAAGGCGCTGAGGCAGGCGCGCCTGGTCGAAGCGCGCCGCGACGGCAAATACGTCTACTACCGGCTCGCCGACGCACACGTCGCCGACCTCTGGGTGAGCCTGCGCGCCCTGGCCGAGGAGCGCCTGCTCGAGCTGCAGACCGCCCTGCAATCGATGGCGGCGCCCGACGAAGCCCTCATCGGCACCGACCGCGCCACCCTGCTGCGCCGCGCGGCGCGCGGCGACGTCGTCGTGATCGACGTGCGCCCGGCCGACGAGTACGCGGCCGGCCACCTGCCGCGCGCCCGCTCGATCCCGCTCGCCGAACTGCGCGCCCGCCTGCGCGAGCTGCCGAAGCACAAGCCCGTCGTCGCCTACTGCCGCGGCCCCTTCTGCCTGATGTCCGGCGAGGCCGTCGCCCTGCTGAAGAAGCGCGGCTTCCGCGCCGCCAAGCTAGCCGACGGCGTGGCCGAATGGCGCGCGCAGGGACTCCCCGTCGAAACCTGA
- a CDS encoding 2-oxoacid:ferredoxin oxidoreductase subunit beta, with protein MGDIKPVYLEEKLKEVEESGRLDYRSKTLPTWCPGCGYFSIVEAVAASLCELNIPNENAVVVSGIGCSSRFPFFVNTYGMHTLHGRALPVATGVKTANDALTVVAVGGDGDGFAIGGGHVPHAARRNVDITYLLFDNGIYGLTKGQTSPTSATGFRTPTSPYENPDRPLNPLLMLLSYGASWVGQAYAGRPDQLRSMITQAMAHRGFSYLHILSPCVTFDKTHRTYQNLGMQVRDLPADHDPSDRLAAMREAMDDALPALGLYYREERPTLGDALDSLVEKAGGELPGKVAAKPARKTARR; from the coding sequence ATGGGCGACATCAAACCGGTCTATCTCGAAGAGAAGCTCAAGGAAGTCGAGGAGAGCGGGCGGCTCGACTACCGCTCGAAGACGCTGCCGACCTGGTGTCCGGGCTGCGGCTACTTCTCCATCGTCGAGGCGGTGGCGGCTTCGCTGTGCGAGCTGAACATCCCCAACGAGAACGCCGTGGTGGTCTCCGGCATCGGCTGTTCCTCGCGCTTTCCCTTCTTCGTGAACACCTACGGCATGCACACCCTGCACGGCCGCGCGCTGCCGGTGGCCACCGGCGTCAAGACGGCGAACGACGCGCTGACGGTGGTGGCGGTGGGCGGCGACGGCGACGGCTTCGCCATCGGCGGCGGCCACGTGCCGCACGCGGCGCGGCGCAACGTCGACATCACCTACCTGCTGTTCGACAACGGCATCTACGGTTTGACGAAGGGGCAGACCTCGCCGACCTCGGCGACCGGCTTCCGCACGCCGACCAGTCCCTACGAGAATCCCGACCGGCCGCTCAACCCGCTGCTGATGCTGCTCTCCTACGGCGCCAGCTGGGTCGGCCAGGCCTACGCCGGCCGGCCGGACCAGCTGCGCAGCATGATCACCCAGGCGATGGCGCACCGCGGCTTTTCCTACCTGCACATCCTCTCGCCCTGCGTCACCTTCGACAAGACGCACCGCACCTACCAGAACCTCGGCATGCAGGTGCGCGATCTGCCGGCCGACCACGATCCCTCCGACCGGCTGGCGGCGATGCGCGAGGCGATGGACGATGCGCTGCCGGCGCTCGGCCTCTACTACCGCGAGGAACGGCCGACGCTGGGCGACGCTCTCGACAGCCTGGTCGAGAAGGCCGGCGGCGAGTTGCCCGGCAAGGTTGCCGCCAAACCGGCGCGGAAGACCGCCCGGCGCTAG
- a CDS encoding bifunctional (p)ppGpp synthetase/guanosine-3',5'-bis(diphosphate) 3'-pyrophosphohydrolase, with protein MVSVTHSIAQAGAEEAQLDLLAEGLPPEARQTLVQATGFARGLYGESVLGTGEPAWQHALGMALVAASLRLDLDTRLAALLFAASDYLEDAAETLAAEYGAPVAELVGGLSRLKGLQLVTGKSERAQSVKAQAEVLRKMLLAMSEDIRVVLLRLASRTQTLRHLAEHPEAERAEVARESLDIYAPLANRIGVWHLKWELEDLAFRFLEPDTYKRIAKMLDERRVEREQFIEEAIARLQGELAAAGIRAEVYGRPKHIYSIYSKMKAKNLDFAEVYDVRALRVLVDEVKDCYTVLGIAHHIWQPIPKEFDDYIAHPKGNNYRSLHTAVIGPGGRALEVQIRTHEMHRHAELGVAAHWRYKEGAGQDARYDDKIAWLRQLLSWRDEISDSSEWVRQFKRAALDDTIYVLTPQGRVFDLTHGATPVDFAYRLHTDLGHRCRGARVNGALVPLNTPLENGQTVEIVTVKQGGPSRDWLQPEQGYLATSRARAKVRQWFTAQEEAEMLAQGRAFVTRELQREGQTGASLDELAHKLGFANADALYLAAARNEVGQRQLQTALRGEPEAAPEAPAIQTRRSKAGSSSSRVLIVGVDKLLTQLGRCCKPAPPDAIAGFVTRGKGVSIHRLECTNFRNISARNPERVISAEWGMGTGGGADALYPVDIVVEAQDRQGLLRDISEVLSREKINVTAVRTQSKQGAARMGFTIEVSGVAQLQRALKLIGDIGGVQRASRS; from the coding sequence GTGGTCTCCGTCACCCATTCCATCGCCCAGGCCGGCGCCGAGGAAGCGCAGCTCGACCTCCTCGCCGAAGGCCTGCCGCCCGAAGCACGCCAGACCCTCGTGCAGGCGACCGGCTTCGCCCGCGGCCTGTACGGCGAGAGCGTCCTCGGCACCGGCGAGCCCGCCTGGCAGCACGCCCTCGGCATGGCGCTGGTGGCGGCTTCATTGCGGCTCGACCTCGACACGCGCCTGGCCGCGCTGCTCTTCGCCGCCTCGGATTACCTCGAGGACGCCGCCGAGACGCTGGCGGCCGAATACGGCGCGCCGGTGGCCGAGCTGGTCGGCGGCCTCAGCCGCCTGAAGGGCCTGCAGCTCGTCACCGGCAAGAGCGAGCGCGCGCAGAGCGTCAAGGCGCAGGCCGAGGTGCTGCGCAAGATGCTGCTGGCGATGTCGGAGGACATCCGCGTCGTGCTGCTGCGCCTGGCCAGCCGCACGCAGACCCTGCGCCACCTCGCCGAGCATCCCGAGGCCGAGCGCGCCGAGGTGGCGCGCGAGAGCCTCGATATCTACGCGCCGCTGGCCAACCGCATCGGCGTCTGGCATTTGAAGTGGGAGCTGGAGGACCTCGCCTTCCGCTTCCTCGAGCCGGACACCTACAAGCGCATCGCGAAGATGCTCGACGAGCGCCGCGTCGAGCGCGAGCAGTTCATCGAGGAGGCCATCGCCCGCCTGCAGGGCGAGCTGGCCGCCGCCGGCATCAGGGCCGAAGTCTACGGCCGGCCGAAGCACATCTACAGCATCTACAGCAAGATGAAGGCGAAGAACCTCGACTTCGCCGAGGTCTACGACGTGCGCGCGCTGCGCGTGCTTGTCGACGAGGTGAAGGACTGCTACACCGTGCTCGGCATCGCCCACCACATCTGGCAGCCGATCCCGAAGGAATTCGACGACTACATCGCGCACCCGAAGGGCAACAACTACCGCTCGCTGCACACCGCCGTGATCGGGCCGGGGGGGCGGGCGCTGGAGGTGCAGATCCGCACCCACGAGATGCACCGCCACGCCGAACTGGGCGTCGCCGCGCACTGGCGCTACAAGGAAGGCGCCGGCCAGGATGCGCGCTACGACGACAAGATCGCCTGGCTGCGCCAGCTGCTGTCGTGGCGCGACGAGATCAGCGACTCCTCCGAGTGGGTGCGCCAGTTCAAGCGCGCCGCCCTCGACGACACCATCTACGTGCTGACGCCGCAGGGCCGCGTCTTCGATCTCACGCATGGCGCAACGCCGGTGGACTTCGCCTATCGCCTGCACACCGACCTCGGCCACCGCTGCCGCGGCGCCCGCGTGAACGGTGCGCTGGTGCCGCTCAACACGCCGCTGGAGAACGGCCAGACCGTCGAGATCGTCACCGTCAAGCAGGGTGGCCCCTCGCGCGACTGGCTGCAGCCGGAGCAGGGCTACCTCGCCACCTCGCGTGCGCGCGCCAAGGTTCGGCAGTGGTTTACGGCGCAGGAAGAGGCCGAGATGCTGGCGCAGGGCCGCGCCTTCGTCACGCGCGAGCTGCAGCGCGAGGGCCAGACCGGCGCCAGCCTCGACGAGCTGGCGCACAAGCTCGGCTTCGCCAACGCCGACGCGCTCTACCTGGCGGCGGCGAGAAACGAGGTCGGCCAGCGCCAGCTGCAGACGGCGCTGCGCGGGGAGCCGGAGGCGGCGCCCGAAGCGCCGGCGATACAGACCCGGCGCAGCAAGGCGGGGAGTTCAAGCAGCCGCGTCCTCATCGTCGGCGTCGACAAGCTGCTGACCCAGCTCGGCCGCTGCTGCAAGCCGGCGCCGCCCGACGCCATCGCCGGCTTCGTTACGCGCGGCAAGGGCGTCTCCATCCACCGCCTGGAGTGCACCAACTTCCGCAACATCAGCGCGCGCAATCCCGAGCGCGTCATCAGCGCCGAGTGGGGAATGGGTACGGGGGGGGGCGCCGACGCACTCTACCCGGTCGACATCGTCGTCGAGGCGCAGGACCGCCAGGGCCTGCTGCGCGACATCTCCGAAGTGCTCTCGCGCGAGAAGATCAACGTCACGGCGGTGCGCACCCAGTCGAAGCAGGGCGCCGCCCGCATGGGCTTCACCATCGAAGTGAGCGGCGTCGCCCAGCTGCAGCGGGCCTTGAAGCTGATCGGCGACATCGGCGGCGTGCAACGCGCCAGCCGCAGTTGA
- a CDS encoding FAD/NAD(P)-binding oxidoreductase, whose translation MTKAKNARHHIVIGSGVAGSQAAETLREREPDARVTILTLSSLLFYNRYDLPKVFRGHRDWREFLAFPAEYYKDHRIEVRRCSRVAGVDGPRRTIXLEHKEEIRFDTLLVASGGRGYXPEELXEFRPLMHPFASYTEAVXAAXVVPXXGHVIMLGGDMIGLDLARTLVDTRHRVTLVAGPQTFWPHEVXXDERPGLIAAXEXMGVEVXEXXDAGGIASIEQGARGLSARRVLFKDGTELYGDAVMPFFGLSPSVEFMLGSGTDIERGLLVNPALRTTGEGIWAAGDVCQIWSDAEKRYRFFYGWKNVRAMGDLAARNITGGDEPWVPAQDEKLHISDDGRIQSPFWEYE comes from the coding sequence ATGACAAAAGCCAAGAATGCCCGGCACCACATCGTCATCGGCAGCGGCGTCGCCGGCAGYCAGGCSGCSGAGACSCTGCGCGARCGCGAGCCCGACGCCCGCGTCACCATCCTGACGCTGTCCAGCCTGCTCTTCTACAACCGCTACGACCTGCCSAARGTSTTTCGCGGGCATCGCGACTGGCGCGAGTTCCTCGCCTTYCCGGCCGAGTACTACAAGGACCACCGCATCGAGGTGCGCCGCTGCAGCCGCGTCGCCGGGGTGGACGGCCCGCGCCGCACCATCRCSCTGGAGCACAAGGARGAGATCCGCTTCGACACCCTGCTGGTGGCYTCCGGCGGGCGCGGCTACMTSCCCGAGGARCTGGYCGAGTTCCGSCCGCTGATGCATCCCTTCGCCAGCTACACCGARGCGGTCASYGCCGCSGSCGTSGTGCCGGASMGMGGCCACGTCATCATGCTCGGCGGCGACATGATCGGCCTCGACCTCGCSCGCACSCTGGTCGACACCCGCCACCGCGTCACCCTGGTGGCCGGCCCGCAGACCTTCTGGCCGCACGAGGTSRSCGASGACGAGCGCCCCGGCCTGATCGCCGCMYTSGARAASATGGGCGTCGAGGTGSTCGAGKCRGYSGACGCCGGCGGCATCGCCTCSATCGAGCAGGGCGCCAGGGGCCTCTCGGCGCGGCGCGTGCTGTTCAAGGACGGCACCGARCTSTACGGCGACGCGGTGATGCCCTTCTTCGGCCTGTCGCCCTCGGTCGAGTTCATGCTGGGGTCGGGCACCGACATCGAGCGCGGCCTGCTGGTGAATCCGGCCCTGCGCACCACCGGCGAGGGCATCTGGGCCGCCGGCGACGTCTGCCAGATCTGGTCGGATGCCGAGAAGCGCTACCGCTTCTTCTACGGCTGGAAGAACGTGCGGGCGATGGGCGACCTCGCCGCGCGCAACATCACCGGCGGCGACGAGCCGTGGGTGCCGGCGCAGGACGAGAAGCTGCACATATCGGACGACGGCAGGATCCAGTCGCCGTTCTGGGAGTACGAATAA
- a CDS encoding 2-oxoacid:acceptor oxidoreductase subunit alpha, protein MATDIQISIVGSAGDGTIAAGEILRNALAGMGYKVISFDVYPPEIRGFGKCIARMRITTEQAYSLKHKSDVLVSLDDSHAIPHAGEVRDCGAVIYEQGSIVRLPEGGHMSAHVGPGQLPYPVPIRELSEKSTGANRSRNIVVLGFLAGLFNLPVEGFRKAIGKKFRNKAAAAEASEAAFKAGLDYAAKTFKLDDVVFGPPVSSVVAGATVEMINGNAAIVRGALDAGIDTFFGYPITPATSIMERLATEMPKRGGRLLQTEDEISAISAVVGAGFAGARAATSTSGPGLSLMAEMLGMGVIGEVPAVLFVSQRGGPSTGMPTKTEQSDLHMAVYGGHGDAPRIVIAPTNVDGCYRCAGKAFEMAEAYQTPVIVLIDLYLSNRYETVVFPARPPFESDMNRKPGKQAAGAPYKRYALTADHVSPRTIPGDKGGMHVVTGLEHNELGRPNDSAELHTAMSRKRHEKLKAALRHPDFTHFKRFGDEGPVDVGVISWGSNFGECLEAMLKARAEGIRCAAMKVVMLSPFPTHGVSAFLADCKEVLVPELNYEGQFANLLQANVARQVTRLSRVPGEPMKVEEILEEIRRLAGRKAAQKAA, encoded by the coding sequence ATGGCCACCGACATCCAGATCTCCATCGTCGGCTCGGCCGGCGACGGCACCATCGCCGCCGGCGAAATCCTCCGCAATGCGCTGGCCGGCATGGGCTACAAGGTCATCAGCTTCGACGTCTATCCGCCCGAGATCCGCGGCTTCGGCAAGTGCATCGCACGCATGCGCATCACCACCGAGCAGGCCTATTCGCTCAAGCACAAGTCCGACGTGCTGGTGTCGCTCGACGACAGCCACGCCATCCCGCACGCCGGCGAGGTGCGCGACTGCGGCGCCGTCATCTACGAACAGGGCTCCATCGTCAGGCTGCCGGAAGGCGGCCACATGAGCGCCCATGTCGGGCCGGGCCAGCTGCCCTATCCGGTGCCGATCCGCGAGCTGTCCGAGAAGAGCACCGGCGCCAACCGCTCGCGCAACATCGTCGTGCTCGGCTTCCTCGCCGGCCTCTTCAACCTGCCGGTGGAGGGCTTCCGCAAGGCCATCGGCAAGAAGTTCAGGAACAAGGCCGCCGCCGCCGAGGCGAGCGAGGCCGCCTTCAAGGCCGGCCTCGACTACGCCGCGAAGACCTTCAAGCTCGACGACGTGGTGTTCGGTCCGCCGGTGTCTTCGGTGGTCGCCGGCGCCACGGTGGAAATGATCAACGGCAACGCCGCCATCGTGCGCGGCGCGCTCGATGCCGGCATCGACACCTTCTTCGGCTACCCGATCACGCCGGCCACTTCGATCATGGAGCGGCTGGCGACCGAGATGCCGAAGCGCGGCGGCCGCCTGCTGCAGACCGAGGACGAGATCTCGGCGATCTCCGCCGTCGTCGGCGCCGGCTTCGCCGGCGCGCGGGCGGCGACATCGACCTCCGGCCCCGGCCTGTCGCTGATGGCGGAGATGCTTGGCATGGGCGTCATCGGCGAGGTGCCGGCGGTGCTCTTCGTGTCGCAGCGCGGCGGTCCGTCGACCGGCATGCCGACCAAGACCGAGCAGTCGGACCTGCACATGGCGGTGTACGGCGGCCACGGCGACGCGCCGCGCATCGTCATCGCGCCGACCAACGTCGACGGCTGCTACCGCTGCGCCGGCAAGGCCTTCGAGATGGCCGAGGCCTACCAGACGCCGGTGATCGTGCTGATCGACCTGTATCTCTCAAACCGCTACGAGACGGTGGTGTTCCCGGCGCGGCCGCCCTTCGAGTCGGACATGAACCGCAAGCCGGGCAAGCAGGCCGCCGGCGCGCCGTACAAGCGCTACGCCCTCACGGCGGACCACGTCAGCCCGCGCACCATCCCCGGCGACAAGGGCGGCATGCACGTCGTCACCGGCCTCGAGCACAACGAGCTGGGACGGCCCAACGACTCGGCGGAACTGCACACGGCGATGAGCCGCAAGCGCCACGAGAAGCTGAAGGCGGCGCTGCGCCACCCCGACTTCACCCACTTCAAGCGCTTCGGCGACGAGGGGCCGGTGGACGTCGGCGTGATCTCCTGGGGCTCCAACTTCGGCGAGTGCCTGGAGGCGATGCTCAAGGCGCGCGCCGAGGGCATCCGCTGCGCGGCGATGAAGGTGGTGATGCTCTCGCCCTTCCCGACGCACGGCGTCTCGGCCTTCCTCGCCGACTGCAAGGAGGTGCTGGTGCCGGAGCTCAACTACGAGGGCCAGTTCGCCAACCTGCTGCAGGCCAACGTGGCGCGCCAGGTGACGCGGCTCAGCCGCGTGCCGGGCGAGCCGATGAAGGTCGAGGAGATTCTCGAGGAAATCCGCCGCCTGGCGGGCAGGAAAGCCGCACAGAAGGCGGCATAA
- a CDS encoding MFS transporter, whose translation MPAPRRAVALLAACQALLLTNGVTLVAINALAGYALAPDKRLATLPVVGYVLGSAVSTLPASHFMRLHGRRAGFLLGAFSGMLGGAIGALAIFLQSFWLLCAATFCSGIYQAFGQYLRFAAAEVAPPDWKSRAISLTLAGGIVGGFIGPAVGKVTRDLAQPQYLASYASLIGFALVAMAIASSLRFPPQSQSEQHGGGRPLREIAKQPVFIVAALAAAVGYGVMNLLMNATPLAMDFCGLGFGDTAFVLQWHVIGMFAPSFFTGHLIARFGVLNVLFAGALLMAACIAIAVQGITLMHFWWALLLLGIGWNFLYIGGTTLLTEAYAPEEKAKTQGLNDFLMFFAMAGSSFGSGVLVTSAGWTVLNQIALPFVAVSAFATSLFWLKRRRAAAA comes from the coding sequence ATGCCCGCTCCCCGCCGCGCCGTCGCACTCCTCGCCGCCTGCCAGGCGCTGCTGCTCACCAACGGCGTCACCCTCGTCGCCATCAATGCCCTGGCCGGCTACGCCCTGGCGCCGGACAAGCGCCTCGCCACCCTGCCGGTGGTCGGCTACGTGCTCGGTTCCGCCGTCTCGACCCTGCCCGCCTCGCACTTCATGCGGCTGCACGGCCGGCGCGCCGGCTTCCTGCTCGGCGCCTTCAGCGGCATGCTCGGCGGCGCCATCGGCGCGCTGGCGATTTTCCTGCAGAGCTTCTGGCTGCTGTGCGCCGCCACCTTCTGCTCGGGCATCTACCAGGCCTTCGGCCAGTACCTGCGCTTCGCCGCGGCGGAAGTGGCGCCGCCGGACTGGAAGAGCCGCGCCATCTCGCTGACGCTGGCCGGCGGCATCGTCGGCGGCTTCATCGGCCCGGCGGTCGGCAAGGTGACGCGCGACCTCGCGCAGCCGCAGTACCTCGCCTCGTACGCCTCGCTGATCGGCTTCGCCCTCGTCGCCATGGCCATCGCTTCGAGCCTGCGCTTCCCGCCGCAAAGTCAGTCCGAGCAGCACGGCGGCGGGCGGCCCCTGCGCGAGATCGCCAAGCAGCCGGTGTTCATCGTCGCCGCGCTGGCGGCCGCCGTCGGCTACGGCGTGATGAACCTGCTCATGAACGCCACGCCGCTGGCGATGGACTTCTGCGGCCTCGGCTTCGGCGACACCGCCTTCGTCCTGCAGTGGCACGTCATCGGCATGTTCGCGCCGAGCTTCTTCACCGGCCACCTGATCGCCCGCTTCGGCGTGCTCAACGTCCTCTTCGCCGGCGCCCTCCTCATGGCCGCCTGCATCGCCATCGCCGTGCAGGGCATCACCCTGATGCACTTCTGGTGGGCGCTGCTGCTGCTCGGCATCGGCTGGAACTTCCTCTACATCGGCGGCACCACGCTGCTCACCGAGGCCTACGCGCCCGAGGAGAAGGCCAAGACCCAGGGCCTCAACGACTTCCTGATGTTCTTCGCCATGGCCGGCTCCTCCTTCGGCTCCGGCGTGCTCGTCACCAGCGCCGGCTGGACGGTGCTCAACCAGATCGCCCTCCCCTTCGTCGCCGTGAGCGCCTTCGCCACGAGCCTGTTCTGGCTGAAGCGCCGCCGCGCCGCCGCGGCTTGA
- a CDS encoding DsrE family protein, with product MNTLFILNGAPYGAEPTYNGLRLAGALARQEGQAVRLFLMGDAAGGAKAGQKVPEGYYNVQHMLGRVARAGGEVAACGTCLDARGIAADELGEDIHRGTLDELAQWTAWADKVLVF from the coding sequence ATGAACACCCTGTTCATCCTCAATGGCGCCCCCTATGGTGCCGAACCGACCTACAACGGCCTGCGCCTGGCCGGCGCGCTGGCGCGCCAGGAAGGACAGGCCGTGCGCCTGTTCCTCATGGGCGATGCCGCCGGCGGCGCCAAAGCCGGGCAGAAGGTGCCCGAGGGCTACTACAACGTCCAGCACATGCTGGGCCGCGTCGCACGCGCCGGCGGCGAGGTGGCGGCCTGCGGCACCTGCCTCGACGCGCGCGGCATCGCCGCCGATGAACTCGGCGAAGACATCCATCGCGGCACCCTGGACGAACTGGCGCAATGGACCGCCTGGGCGGACAAGGTGCTGGTTTTCTGA